In Methylophaga thalassica, one genomic interval encodes:
- a CDS encoding DNA polymerase III subunit chi — protein sequence MTRISFYILKSSELEKRQAFACRLAEKAYHQGHQIYIHTASEDHSQAVDTALWAIRPDSFVPHEITDSSDNQSPVLIGYEDKKPPRLMDVLINLTEEQPMFFSQFERVAEVIDDNESSKQAGRQRFQFYKQRGYEIETFHV from the coding sequence ATGACCCGAATCAGTTTCTATATTCTGAAATCAAGCGAGCTTGAAAAGCGGCAGGCATTTGCCTGCCGTCTCGCGGAGAAAGCCTATCATCAGGGCCATCAAATCTATATCCATACCGCTTCAGAAGATCATAGTCAGGCAGTCGATACGGCACTGTGGGCTATACGGCCTGACAGCTTTGTACCACATGAAATCACTGATAGTTCAGATAATCAGAGTCCGGTACTTATCGGCTATGAAGACAAAAAGCCTCCCAGACTGATGGATGTACTCATTAATCTCACTGAAGAACAACCCATGTTCTTTAGCCAATTTGAACGTGTAGCTGAAGTAATTGATGATAATGAATCAAGCAAACAAGCTGGTCGTCAACGCTTCCAGTTTTACAAACAACGTGGCTATGAGATAGAAACTTTTCACGTTTGA
- a CDS encoding valine--tRNA ligase — MEKTYNPDAIEQRWYQKWEQAGEFKPTGEGSPYAIMLPPPNVTGSLHMGHGFNNTIMDTLTRYHRMKGDNTLWQPGTDHAGIATQMVVERQLNAEGKTRLDLGREDFTKRIWEWKEESGGNITRQLRRLGSSLDWSRDRFTMDDDLSEAVKHVFVKLYKEGLIYRGKRLVNWDPKLHTAISDLEVENREQKGHMWHLRYPLADGLKTSEGKDYIVVATTRPETMLGDTGVAVNPEDPRYRDLIGKEIILPLVNRRIPIVGDEHADMEKGTGAVKVTPAHDFNDYEVGKRCGLAMINIFTLNADVRDVPQVFNTDGSANTELDASIPEAYRGLERFAARKAIVADFDAAGLLEEIKDHDLTVPYGDRGGVVIEPMLTDQWYVDAKTLAKPAIEAVETGKVKFVPKSYENMYFSWMRDIQDWCISRQLWWGHRIPAWYDPQGNVYVGHDENAVRVENNLGADVELTQDEDVLDTWFSSALWPFSTLGWPKDDEAVKTWYPGNVLVTGFDIIFFWVARMMMMGIHFMGDVPFKEVYIHGLVRDSHGHKMSKSKGNVLDPIDIIDGIDLETLVQKRTSGMMQPQLAEKIEKATRKEFPDGIEAHGTDALRFTFASLASTGRDINFDMNRIAGYRNFCNKLWNAARYVLMNTEGQDTGVDNDQVELSLADRWIISQLQIAEKEVSTAIEAYRFDHAAQGIYEFIWNNYCDWYLELSKPVLNSESASDAAKRGTRRTLVRVLEATLRMAHPFMPYITEEIWQTIAPLAGVKGETIMRQSYPLADESKVDQNAVTEMEWVMQFVTGIRSIRSQMNIAPKKALPVLLKDASDSDKAILTSNQQFLSRLANLESIDILEGKAPAAATALVGKMEILIPLEGLIDKDAEINRLNKEMAKLDKIIKQSSGKLSNENYVAKAPADVVAKEKEKLAELQQSYELLEQQLKALS, encoded by the coding sequence ATGGAAAAAACATACAACCCTGACGCAATTGAGCAACGTTGGTACCAGAAGTGGGAACAAGCTGGCGAGTTTAAGCCGACAGGTGAAGGTTCACCCTACGCCATTATGCTACCCCCACCCAATGTGACCGGTAGCCTGCATATGGGGCATGGTTTTAATAACACCATCATGGATACCTTGACTCGTTATCACCGAATGAAAGGTGACAATACCTTATGGCAACCGGGCACCGACCACGCGGGTATCGCGACACAAATGGTGGTAGAGCGCCAACTTAACGCTGAAGGTAAAACCCGTCTCGATCTGGGAAGAGAAGATTTCACTAAACGTATCTGGGAATGGAAGGAAGAATCCGGCGGTAATATTACCCGTCAGTTACGTCGTCTTGGTTCTTCACTCGACTGGTCACGTGATCGCTTTACGATGGATGATGATCTGTCTGAAGCCGTTAAACATGTCTTCGTTAAGCTGTATAAAGAAGGTCTGATCTATCGCGGTAAACGCCTGGTAAACTGGGATCCGAAATTACACACAGCCATTTCTGATCTGGAAGTGGAAAATCGCGAACAAAAAGGCCATATGTGGCACCTTCGCTATCCACTTGCAGATGGACTGAAAACCAGTGAAGGCAAGGACTATATTGTGGTCGCTACAACTCGTCCGGAAACCATGTTAGGTGATACCGGTGTTGCAGTGAATCCGGAAGATCCTCGCTACAGGGATCTGATTGGTAAAGAGATTATTTTGCCGTTAGTTAACAGACGTATTCCGATTGTTGGCGATGAACATGCCGATATGGAAAAAGGCACAGGCGCAGTGAAAGTTACGCCAGCCCATGACTTCAATGACTATGAAGTCGGCAAGCGTTGTGGCCTGGCAATGATCAATATTTTCACCCTCAATGCCGATGTACGTGATGTTCCACAAGTATTTAATACTGATGGCAGTGCCAATACTGAACTCGATGCCAGCATTCCTGAAGCTTATCGTGGACTGGAGCGCTTCGCTGCCCGTAAGGCGATTGTGGCTGATTTTGACGCAGCTGGTCTGCTGGAGGAGATCAAAGATCATGACCTGACTGTGCCTTATGGCGATCGTGGTGGCGTGGTCATTGAACCGATGCTGACCGATCAATGGTATGTTGACGCAAAAACACTGGCCAAACCAGCCATTGAGGCCGTTGAAACCGGTAAAGTGAAATTTGTGCCGAAATCCTATGAAAATATGTATTTCAGTTGGATGCGTGATATTCAGGATTGGTGTATTTCACGCCAACTCTGGTGGGGGCACAGAATCCCTGCCTGGTACGATCCACAAGGTAATGTGTATGTCGGTCACGATGAAAATGCCGTTCGAGTGGAAAACAATCTGGGAGCAGACGTCGAGTTAACTCAGGATGAAGACGTACTTGATACCTGGTTCTCCTCTGCACTTTGGCCATTTTCAACGTTGGGATGGCCTAAAGATGATGAAGCAGTAAAAACCTGGTATCCGGGCAATGTGTTGGTCACCGGTTTTGACATTATTTTCTTCTGGGTAGCCAGAATGATGATGATGGGCATTCATTTTATGGGCGATGTTCCATTTAAAGAAGTGTATATCCATGGCCTGGTCCGTGACTCACATGGTCATAAGATGTCGAAATCCAAAGGCAATGTGCTGGATCCCATCGATATTATCGACGGTATTGATTTGGAAACGCTGGTACAAAAACGTACTTCGGGCATGATGCAACCACAACTGGCTGAAAAAATTGAAAAAGCCACACGCAAAGAATTCCCCGATGGCATTGAAGCTCATGGTACAGATGCACTGCGTTTTACCTTTGCTTCGCTCGCCTCTACCGGACGTGATATCAACTTTGATATGAACCGTATCGCTGGCTACCGTAATTTCTGTAATAAATTATGGAATGCAGCACGTTACGTCTTAATGAACACCGAAGGACAAGACACCGGTGTTGATAATGATCAGGTTGAACTCAGTCTGGCGGATCGCTGGATTATCTCTCAGTTGCAAATCGCTGAAAAAGAAGTCAGTACAGCGATTGAGGCTTATCGATTTGATCATGCCGCACAGGGTATTTATGAATTTATCTGGAACAACTACTGTGACTGGTATTTAGAGCTATCGAAACCGGTATTAAACAGTGAATCAGCATCTGATGCAGCAAAACGCGGTACACGTCGCACACTGGTACGAGTGCTTGAAGCGACATTAAGAATGGCACATCCGTTTATGCCGTATATCACAGAAGAAATATGGCAGACGATTGCACCGTTAGCAGGTGTTAAAGGCGAGACGATTATGCGTCAATCTTACCCGCTTGCTGATGAAAGTAAAGTTGATCAGAATGCGGTGACTGAAATGGAATGGGTCATGCAATTTGTTACTGGTATTCGCTCTATTCGCTCACAAATGAATATCGCGCCGAAAAAAGCACTGCCGGTATTACTGAAAGATGCTTCTGATTCTGATAAAGCCATTTTAACCAGCAATCAACAGTTCCTGAGCCGTCTGGCCAATCTGGAATCAATTGATATCCTGGAAGGTAAAGCTCCTGCTGCTGCAACAGCCTTAGTCGGTAAAATGGAAATCTTAATTCCGCTGGAAGGTTTGATTGATAAAGACGCTGAAATCAACCGTCTGAATAAAGAAATGGCGAAACTGGATAAGATCATTAAACAGTCTTCAGGTAAGCTATCTAATGAAAATTACGTCGCCAAAGCGCCGGCAGATGTTGTTGCCAAAGAAAAAGAGAAACTGGCTGAACTGCAGCAATCCTATGAATTACTTGAACAACAACTTAAAGCATTGAGCTAA
- a CDS encoding leucyl aminopeptidase, with translation MQYFVTSDALASQQTDCIAVGIYNEGELSPSAQQLDDASQGQIKRIADNGDFSANPGQTLFLHNLTGINSPRVLLVGFGKKTKTTENDFNTATAAAMIALNESGAEKALCCFTDIEVNERTTVWKVRQTACNTETALYKYSQTKSEAKAVKKPLLECAIFAAQNTDADLQKAAEQGAAIGAGMNLARELGNLPGNICTPTYLAEQAVALGKKFASITTTVLEEADMEALGMGSLLSVSRGSRQPAKLITMEYKGAGDSKPVVLVGKGLTFDAGGISLKPSQGMDEMKYDMCGSASVLGTLQAVAELSLPINVVGVVPSSENMPDGDANKPGDIVTSMAGKTIEILNTDAEGRLILCDALTYSERFDPEIVIDIATLTGAIIVALGSTTTGLMANNQQLADDLLKAGNDSFDRAWQLPLWDDYQPLLDSNFADIANVGGKEAGSVTAACFLSRFTEKYTWAHLDIAGTAWNSGKNKGATGRPVPMLVQYLLNRIDANKSS, from the coding sequence ATGCAGTATTTTGTCACTAGCGATGCCCTCGCATCTCAGCAAACCGATTGTATTGCCGTCGGCATATACAACGAAGGTGAACTCAGTCCTTCCGCCCAACAACTCGATGATGCTTCACAAGGTCAGATCAAACGTATCGCTGATAATGGTGACTTTAGCGCAAATCCAGGCCAAACATTATTTCTCCACAATCTGACAGGGATAAACAGCCCTCGGGTTTTATTGGTAGGCTTTGGCAAAAAAACAAAAACAACTGAAAACGATTTTAATACCGCCACTGCAGCTGCCATGATTGCGCTGAATGAAAGCGGTGCTGAAAAAGCCTTATGCTGTTTTACGGATATTGAAGTAAATGAACGCACAACTGTCTGGAAAGTCCGCCAAACAGCTTGTAATACCGAAACAGCACTTTATAAGTATTCACAAACAAAATCAGAAGCGAAAGCTGTCAAGAAACCACTTTTAGAATGCGCTATCTTTGCAGCTCAGAATACTGATGCTGACTTACAAAAAGCTGCTGAACAAGGTGCGGCTATCGGTGCTGGTATGAACCTGGCACGTGAGCTTGGTAACCTGCCTGGCAATATTTGCACACCGACCTATCTGGCTGAACAAGCCGTTGCGTTGGGCAAAAAATTTGCTTCCATTACTACCACCGTGCTGGAAGAAGCTGATATGGAAGCCTTGGGTATGGGCTCTCTGCTCTCCGTATCCCGTGGCAGCCGCCAGCCAGCCAAATTAATCACCATGGAATACAAAGGCGCAGGTGACAGCAAGCCAGTTGTCTTAGTGGGTAAAGGACTCACCTTTGATGCCGGTGGTATTTCACTAAAACCATCTCAAGGCATGGATGAGATGAAATACGATATGTGTGGCTCTGCCAGTGTGCTCGGAACACTACAAGCTGTGGCTGAATTAAGCCTGCCAATCAATGTGGTAGGTGTGGTACCCAGTTCAGAAAACATGCCTGATGGTGACGCCAACAAACCCGGCGATATCGTCACCAGCATGGCCGGTAAGACCATCGAAATTCTGAATACCGATGCCGAAGGCCGTTTAATTTTATGTGACGCTCTCACCTATAGTGAACGGTTCGATCCAGAAATCGTCATTGATATTGCGACATTAACTGGTGCCATCATTGTAGCCTTAGGTAGTACAACCACCGGCTTAATGGCGAATAACCAACAACTTGCTGATGATTTATTAAAAGCCGGTAATGACAGTTTTGACCGTGCTTGGCAGTTACCTTTATGGGATGATTATCAACCCTTGCTGGACAGCAATTTTGCCGATATTGCTAATGTCGGCGGTAAAGAAGCAGGAAGTGTTACTGCCGCCTGTTTCTTATCACGATTTACGGAAAAATATACCTGGGCACATTTAGACATCGCTGGGACAGCATGGAATAGTGGAAAAAATAAAGGGGCAACGGGTCGCCCAGTCCCAATGTTAGTTCAATACTTATTAAATCGTATCGACGCTAACAAATCATCATGA
- the lptF gene encoding LPS export ABC transporter permease LptF gives MRNVPQQIFSWLWVIDRYMLKEFVINLTAITGVLWLIYISTRFARYLAEAAVGNMPADVIFSLLGFSSLGALSILLPIAAFLGVMLSLGRMSSDNELTVMAACGISRKRIIRNVLIFAGVVATVVAYLSLTVVPSVLADRYQLEQKAKMSANTTGLVAGSFKESRNGDWTFYSEKLSSDKQLMENVFIEIHRKDKPLIFRSDTGHFEVDVDTGDKFLVLNDGYRYEGRAGQQDFTIAEFRSHSLLVEKGDDGQVRERHKALPTSVLWQRGGLEDIAEIQWRISSAIMVLVLCLSAIPLSNAGPRQGRYAGFLPAVLLYIIYSNLLGVNQAWIEKGSISVGVGMIWVHLLMTTIMLFLMNRQKIQRLLSQQKQRRLQ, from the coding sequence ATGCGCAACGTTCCACAACAGATTTTTTCCTGGCTATGGGTCATTGACCGATACATGCTCAAGGAATTTGTGATTAACCTGACTGCAATCACAGGGGTACTCTGGTTAATTTATATTTCGACACGATTTGCGCGCTATCTGGCAGAAGCGGCGGTGGGCAATATGCCGGCGGATGTCATTTTCAGTCTGCTTGGCTTTAGTTCCCTCGGTGCACTGTCCATCTTACTCCCTATTGCCGCCTTTCTGGGCGTGATGTTGTCGTTGGGCAGAATGAGCTCAGATAACGAGCTGACCGTGATGGCTGCCTGTGGTATTTCACGTAAACGTATCATCAGAAATGTGCTGATATTCGCTGGTGTAGTAGCAACAGTTGTGGCGTATTTATCATTGACAGTTGTTCCCAGCGTCTTGGCTGATCGCTACCAGTTAGAACAAAAAGCGAAAATGTCGGCGAACACCACAGGACTTGTTGCTGGCAGTTTTAAAGAGAGCCGCAATGGTGACTGGACATTTTATTCTGAAAAACTGAGCAGTGATAAGCAGTTGATGGAAAATGTGTTTATTGAAATTCATCGCAAAGATAAGCCGTTGATTTTTCGCTCGGACACAGGACATTTTGAAGTGGATGTCGACACCGGTGATAAATTTCTGGTACTGAATGACGGTTATCGCTATGAAGGTAGAGCAGGACAACAGGATTTTACAATCGCTGAATTTAGGTCACATAGTTTGCTTGTTGAAAAAGGTGATGACGGACAAGTGCGGGAAAGGCATAAAGCGCTTCCCACCAGTGTCTTATGGCAGCGGGGAGGCCTGGAAGATATAGCTGAAATTCAGTGGCGAATTTCATCAGCTATTATGGTGTTAGTACTTTGTTTATCTGCTATTCCTTTATCTAATGCCGGTCCCAGACAAGGCCGTTATGCTGGATTTTTGCCTGCTGTTTTACTATATATCATTTACAGCAATTTACTCGGTGTAAATCAGGCGTGGATTGAAAAAGGCAGTATTAGCGTAGGTGTTGGCATGATATGGGTACATCTGTTAATGACCACGATCATGCTATTTCTGATGAATAGACAAAAAATTCAGCGATTATTATCGCAACAAAAACAAAGACGCCTGCAATAA
- a CDS encoding PepSY domain-containing protein: protein MTSMFLKTIPAVLALSISSTAFAENDNYDLDDIRSWDIVKIETCLDAALDTIPGHARKVEMKMEGDDPVYEFDIEAKADGKTYNVECNAEEGFIGEIEREVDANDPVFKKLAKISQAEAKEFALAIHPGKVVASEYEIGFDGDATYEFDIQSIHGYEVKVDVDAATGEIEEANIELYEIGMEKE from the coding sequence ATGACTTCAATGTTCTTGAAGACAATCCCTGCCGTCCTCGCTTTAAGCATTAGTTCAACTGCATTTGCTGAAAATGATAATTATGATTTGGATGATATCCGTAGCTGGGATATCGTAAAAATTGAAACTTGTCTGGATGCCGCTTTGGATACTATTCCAGGTCATGCACGTAAAGTTGAAATGAAAATGGAAGGCGATGATCCTGTTTATGAATTTGATATTGAAGCGAAAGCCGATGGCAAGACCTACAATGTTGAATGTAATGCTGAAGAAGGTTTCATTGGTGAGATTGAGCGTGAAGTCGATGCTAATGATCCTGTTTTCAAAAAATTAGCGAAAATTTCACAAGCTGAAGCGAAAGAATTTGCCTTAGCTATACACCCAGGTAAAGTTGTTGCTTCAGAATATGAAATCGGTTTCGATGGTGATGCGACCTACGAATTTGATATTCAAAGCATTCATGGTTATGAAGTCAAAGTCGATGTGGATGCCGCAACAGGTGAAATTGAAGAAGCCAATATTGAACTGTACGAAATTGGTATGGAAAAAGAATAA
- the lptG gene encoding LPS export ABC transporter permease LptG: MKILSRYIASHILSSTFIVLLVLLGLYTFMDFVAELDDLGKGQYQLLDIMTYLALTMPKRIYELLPVVALLGSVIGLGNLASQSELVAMRAAGISIKDINKSVMVVAAILVLLAIVVGEVIRPLTEEHARELQSVAQTGTVGTRSEYGFWTRDGNHFNHIERINSDGTFTNIAIYEFDGANRLRALTKASSAKYEDDSWILNDVVQSTIDEHGVKVNSTTHARWKSQLNPGMLNVVVVPPEFLAVWNLLDYISFLRTNHQSVAQYELAFWSKVMMPLSTAVMVLLAVPFIFGPLRSTPIGGRILAGVLIGLGFYLFNQSFQHIGLVFGILPWLAASLPTILFAGLAWWMNKRVK; the protein is encoded by the coding sequence ATGAAAATTCTTTCCAGATATATCGCTTCCCATATACTCTCCAGCACGTTTATCGTGTTGTTGGTGCTTCTCGGGCTCTATACCTTTATGGACTTTGTCGCTGAGCTTGATGATCTCGGTAAAGGTCAATATCAGCTACTTGATATTATGACTTATCTTGCTCTAACCATGCCGAAACGTATATACGAACTACTGCCTGTCGTTGCTTTATTAGGCAGTGTTATTGGCTTAGGTAACCTGGCTAGTCAGAGTGAGCTTGTAGCCATGCGTGCGGCAGGTATATCGATAAAAGATATTAACAAGTCAGTGATGGTAGTTGCTGCAATTTTGGTATTGCTGGCGATTGTAGTGGGTGAGGTGATTAGACCGCTCACCGAAGAGCATGCCAGAGAATTGCAGTCAGTAGCACAAACCGGAACGGTAGGCACACGATCTGAATATGGGTTCTGGACGCGAGACGGTAACCATTTTAACCATATCGAACGAATCAATAGCGATGGCACATTTACCAATATAGCCATTTACGAATTCGATGGTGCGAATCGCTTACGCGCGCTCACTAAAGCAAGCAGTGCCAAATATGAGGACGATAGCTGGATATTAAACGATGTTGTGCAAAGCACTATTGATGAGCATGGTGTTAAAGTCAATTCAACAACACATGCCCGCTGGAAATCACAATTAAATCCAGGCATGTTAAACGTGGTTGTTGTGCCACCAGAATTTCTGGCCGTCTGGAATTTGCTGGATTATATTTCTTTCCTGAGAACCAATCATCAATCTGTCGCTCAATACGAGCTGGCGTTCTGGAGCAAGGTGATGATGCCGTTAAGTACAGCGGTGATGGTGCTGTTGGCCGTGCCGTTTATTTTTGGGCCATTGCGTTCGACGCCTATCGGCGGCAGGATTCTGGCTGGGGTATTGATCGGTTTAGGTTTTTACCTGTTTAACCAAAGTTTTCAACATATTGGATTAGTATTTGGAATACTGCCATGGTTGGCGGCTTCATTGCCTACGATATTGTTTGCAGGCTTGGCGTGGTGGATGAATAAGAGAGTGAAATAA
- a CDS encoding NAD-dependent malic enzyme: MRGIKAKDPIYIPHAGPALLATPLLNKGTAFSEQERHDFNLNGLIPHRFETIEEQAERAYLQYKTFKAPINQHIYLRYLQDNNETLFYYLLKAHLVEMMPIIYTPTVGEACERFSEIYRRARGVFISYPDKDRIDDILHNVTKDKIKVIVVTDGSRILGLGDQGVGGMGIPIGKLSLYTACAVISPAYTLPVMLDIGTNNKALLDNPLYIGWKHKRINDAEYDEFIDLFIQAIKKRWPDVLLQFEDFEQSKALPILERYQQQLCCFNDDIQGTAAVTVGCLLAACRAKHETLSQQIIVFAGAGSAGCGIAEQIIRQMMTEGLGEAQARERVFMIDKAGLLMDDMAGLFDFQRRLSQKATLRTKWKADKMTLDLTDVIYHASPTVLIGVSGQAGLFNETVIKTMLAHCERPIIFPLSNPSKQIEALPESLLSWTEGKAIIATGSPFNSVVYQGKTYPIAQCNNSYIFPGIGLAVIAGQIKHITHEMMMVASEVLATHSPLLNGEEEQLLPALDDIAELSKKMAFQIVKIAQNQQLASKISDSELEHKIEELFWHPQYRQYKRVSV; this comes from the coding sequence AGGCGGAAAGAGCCTATCTGCAATATAAAACCTTCAAAGCCCCCATCAATCAGCACATCTATTTGCGTTATCTTCAGGATAACAATGAAACCTTATTTTATTATTTATTAAAAGCGCACCTGGTTGAGATGATGCCGATTATTTATACGCCGACAGTAGGTGAAGCTTGTGAGCGCTTTTCTGAAATTTATCGACGGGCGCGTGGTGTATTTATTTCCTATCCGGATAAAGATCGTATTGATGACATTCTGCACAATGTCACTAAAGATAAGATCAAAGTTATCGTGGTCACTGATGGCAGCCGGATTCTCGGACTGGGTGATCAGGGCGTGGGAGGGATGGGGATCCCTATTGGTAAGTTATCACTCTATACCGCCTGCGCTGTGATAAGCCCAGCTTATACCTTACCGGTGATGTTGGATATTGGGACTAACAATAAGGCCTTACTTGATAATCCGCTTTATATCGGCTGGAAACATAAACGTATAAACGACGCAGAATATGATGAGTTTATCGACCTGTTTATCCAGGCAATTAAGAAACGTTGGCCCGATGTGTTATTACAATTTGAGGATTTTGAACAAAGCAAAGCACTGCCCATACTGGAGCGTTATCAACAACAATTGTGTTGTTTTAATGATGATATTCAAGGCACGGCTGCAGTAACCGTCGGCTGTTTATTGGCGGCGTGTAGAGCAAAACATGAAACACTGTCACAGCAGATTATCGTTTTTGCAGGAGCCGGCTCTGCCGGCTGTGGCATTGCTGAGCAGATAATCCGACAAATGATGACAGAAGGGCTTGGTGAAGCTCAGGCCCGCGAACGCGTATTTATGATTGATAAAGCGGGACTATTAATGGATGACATGGCTGGCTTATTCGATTTTCAACGCCGTCTAAGCCAAAAGGCCACTCTGCGAACAAAGTGGAAGGCGGATAAAATGACGCTGGATTTAACGGATGTTATTTATCACGCTTCACCGACAGTACTTATTGGAGTATCTGGGCAGGCGGGACTATTTAATGAGACAGTTATCAAAACGATGTTAGCCCATTGCGAGCGACCCATTATCTTTCCTTTGAGTAATCCATCAAAGCAGATTGAGGCCTTGCCTGAGTCACTGCTTAGCTGGACGGAGGGTAAAGCCATTATCGCTACTGGGAGCCCCTTTAACTCGGTTGTCTATCAAGGTAAAACCTATCCAATAGCACAGTGTAATAATAGCTATATTTTTCCTGGGATTGGTTTGGCCGTTATCGCTGGTCAAATTAAACACATCACACATGAAATGATGATGGTCGCAAGTGAGGTGCTGGCAACACACTCACCACTACTTAATGGGGAAGAAGAGCAGTTACTGCCAGCCTTGGATGATATCGCTGAGTTAAGCAAGAAGATGGCATTTCAAATTGTGAAAATTGCGCAAAATCAGCAACTGGCTTCTAAGATATCGGATAGTGAATTAGAACATAAGATTGAAGAGCTCTTCTGGCATCCACAATATCGTCAATATAAACGTGTCAGTGTTTAG